The following is a genomic window from bacterium.
CTTTCTTGTTCCTGAGAGCATCATTTCTTCCCTCTTATCATGGCTTGATAGGATTGATGATAAGAATGGATATAGATTTTATGTTCTGGCAAAGGGTGGTCTGCTTAAGAAAAAGCCTGATGTCATAGATAGACTTATGGCACAAGGAGACAAAAAGGAGTTTTCCTCAAAAGACCTTCTCTGGATAGCCGCAAGCCTACACCAAATTGGGAAGGTAGGGAAGGCGAAAGAATTTTTACAAGAGTCCCTCAAAACACCACCAGAAAATATAAGAAGATACTACGATGATTTCTACAGTTCCTTACAACAACTGGCAATGAGACTTTATGTGGTTAATGATATGATGCCAAATTCAGGATTGGAAAAGAAATTGGTTGATGAACTTATAACTAACCTTTCCCATAGAGAAAGTTACTGGTACACAACGCAGGAGCTTGCCTGGGGACTTGTTGCCCTCGGAAGGTATGTCGAGAGAAAACAGGGAGTAGAATTCTCTGGGGAAATTAAAATGAATAACAAGATTTTATTGCCAAAGAAGGAAAAGTATGGTTTATTATGGATACTTAAAAACCCAGGAGATAAGAATGTAGTCTTAAAGACAAAATCCGATATGCCCCTTTTCTTAAACATAGAAAATACTGGCTTTTGTAGTGAGAAGAGGTCATTTGAACCGTACTCAAAGAATATATCTATTGAAAGAAAGGTGTTTGATTACTATGGAAGGGAGATTACCTCATCATCTTGCGGGAAGCAGGCTATAGTAGAATTGAAGGTCTGGTCGGATAATTATTATGAGAATGTTGCGGTTGAACTTCCTATCCCTGCTGGTTTTGAGATAGAAAATCCAAGACTTACCAAAGATAGCCTTCCAAATTGGGCATCTGATAAAGAAAATCTCTGGATGCCAAATTATGTTGATATAAGGGATGATCGGGCAATAATATTTGGAAGGACTGCAAAAGAACCTCGTTTTTATTACATCCAGGTAAGGGCAGTAACACCTGGGATATTCTTCTTCCCACCCGCACAGGCAATGGCAATGTATGACCCTGAGATAAGGGCAAATATAGCCGCAGGAAGATTTGAGATAGAGAGATAGGACGGGGAGATAGGACATATAGGACATATAAGACATATAAAGGAGTATAATAATTATGGTTCCTGCAAATGATTCAGGACAACTTATTCCTGCTCACGGTGGTTACCGAAACTTGCAGAGCTACCAGATGGCGGAGATAGTGTTCGATGCCACGACGGTATTCTGCAAACGATTTGTTGATAGTCGTTCACGCACTACTGACCAGATGGTGCAGGCGGCACGCTCTGGCAAACAGAACATTGCTGAAGGCAGTATGGCTTCTGGTACCTCCAGGAAAATCGAACTTAAACTTGTCGGCATTGCACGGGCAAGCCTTGAGGAATTGCTGATCGACTATCAGGACTTTCTGCGACAAAAGGCCTTACCACTCTGGACTAAGGATAACCCGCAGGCGAAAAAGATTAGAGGACTGGTCTATGAAAAAAATAGGTCCTATATGACCTATAAGACCTATATCGAATCTTCTCCTCCTGAGGTTGCGGCAAACACAGCAATTTGCCTGATTCACCAGACAAACTACCTGCTCGACCAACAATTAAGAGCGTTAGAAAAAGAATTCTTGGAAGAAGGCGGGTTCACAGAAAGGCTTTACCGCATACGTTCACAAAAACGCCAGGAGAATAAATGAAAAAAATAGGTCTTATAAGTCTTATATGTCTTATATGTCCTATTCTCTTTTTTTTCTTCTTCCCTCTTCCATCAAAGCTTAATTGCTCATACTCAAAGATTGTCAGGGCTTCTGATGGAAAGGTCTTGCGTGTGTTCCTTTCTACGGATGAAAAATATCGAATATTTCTGCCAAAATCTGCTATTTCCCCACTTTTTATCCAAACAACCATTACTTATGAAGATAAGTTTTTTTACAGACACCCTGGCATAAACCCTGTTTCTTTCTTTAGGGCATTTTATAAAAATATAAAGGCAAAGAGGATTACTCAAGGTGGCTCAACAATAACTATGCAACTGGCAAGAATCCTTGAACCAAAACCACGCACTATAAAAAATAAACTTATTGAGATATTCAGGGCATTTCAACTCGAACTACATTTCTCCAAAGATAAAATACTCGAACTTTACCTCAATCTTGCACCTTATGGAGGCAATATCGAAGGCATTGGTGCGGCAAGTATATCTTACTATGGAAGGCTACCTGATAATCTCACGCCCGCAGAAGTAGCCTTTCTTGTCTCCCTACCTCAACGTCCTCATAAATCATCTCCCCAAAAGGTGTTAAAGATTATGTTAAGTAAAAAACTTATTAGCAAAAGGGAGTATGATTTAGCCAGGGTGTCCTCCTTCCCTTTTAAAAAAATACCATTTCCATTCGAAGCACCACATGCCTGTGATTTTTTGGTAAGTAGATTCCCACAACTTAATGATATTCATTCTACAATTGATACCAATATCCAGAAAAAGGTTGAAAATATCCTGTCTTCTTATAAGAAAAGAATAGAAGAAATGGGTGTATCAAATGCAAGTGTGGTGGTGATGGAGAATAAGACAAGGAAGATTAGGGCACTTATTGGCTCTCTTGACTATTTTGATAAAGAAAATGGCGGGCAGGTCAGAGGATTTTATGCCTTTCGTTCACCTGGTTCAGCACTTAAGCCATTCCTTTATATTATGGCAATTGAAGATGGACTTATCAACCCCGAAACTCTTATGGAGGATGCACCCTATAGATTTGAAAATTACGAACCCGAAAATTTCTCCGGGCAATTTCTTGGTTTAGTCAGGGCAGAAGATAGCCTTTCCCTTTCTCTAAACCTTCCTTTTATCCTAATGTTAAAACGATATGGCTATCAAAGGTTTGTCCAGAGAATTTCTGAAGGTGGTCTTGTTGGGCCATTATCACCATCCTGTTATGGACTTCCTATCATTACAGGTGGGATGGATATTCGTCTCATTGACCTAACAAATCTATACCTTACCTTATCAAGGGGTGGCTTCTATAATGAATGGCGGCTCTTAGAGGATACTCCAACAAAAAAAGAAAGACTCCTTTTTAAACCTTCCGCAGTTCTATTAGGATTAAATGCCCTCTCAAAGAGGGATAGGCCAGATGCTCCAAATCTTTCTTTATACACCATCCCAAAGAAAAAGGTTTATTGGAAAACAGGAACATCTTATGGAAGAAGGGATGGCTGGAGTCTTGGTTTTGACTGTGATTACACGGTTGGTGTGTGGGTTGGAAATTTTAGTGGAGAGGGCTCGGATAAGCTAATTGGTGCCTTAATTGCCTCCCCCATTATGTTTGATATAATAAGGGCAATAGGTGATGAAAAAGATAAAAAATTCTTCTGGGAAGAACCAGCAAAAACTGATTTAGAAACGGCTTATGTATGTAAGTTTTCTGGATATAAACCTTCTCCATATTGTTTTGAAAAAAAAGAGGTTTCTGTTCTCAAAAATAACCATCCTTATGTTGAATGCCCATTCCATAAAAAATTTATCATTGAGAAAAAAACCGGTTTCAGGGCATCACCATTTAAAGAATATAAACCAGGCGAACTCACAGAAAAGATTTTCCTTGTTTATCCAGCCTCCGTCCAAAAAGTCTTAAAAGGGAATAAAGAACCACAATTCCCACCAGAATGTAGGGTAGTTGAAAAAAGCAATCTTAATGTTATCAGTCCGGTGGATGGTGAAATATATTTTATTCCCAAAGGGGTTAGAGATGCAAGTTTTATACCACTTCAAGCATTTACTTCCTGTGGAGATATTCAGTGGTTTATAAATGACAAATACAGAGGAAAGACAAAATCCGGCGAGGTTTTTCAAATAGAACCAATTTGGGGAAGAATGAAGATTGTAGCTTATGACGATAAGGGAGAAAATCGGATAATCAAGATAAATGTTGAAGCAGAACCTTAAATCATATAGCGAGATTTTCCTTGACATCAATAAAATTATATATTATTATAAAATACAAATGAACATCACTCCTTTACAAATTATTGACCAGAAATTATTTGATTTTAAGTTAGCCCCACAAATAAAAGTTGGAGAGGTTCTTGAAGGAATAGTGGATGAAGTATTAGAAAATAAAACCTATCTTTTTAAACTCGCTGGATTTACTTTTCGAGCAAGAAGTCCACTTATATTAAATAAATACGATAGAATCAATGTAGAAGTAAAAAGTATTGAACCAAGAATTGTGTTCAAATTACTCCCATCACAAAACAAAAGCAATTTACCTGTTTCTGAAAAAATAAAATCTCCAGATACAAACTATTTATTTTTTACCACCTCGAATTTATCTTCTCTGGGGATAAATAATCTCTGTGTCAAAACATTTGACACAGATGAAGAAATCTCTTCTAAAGGAGTAAAATCTAAATATGAGGCAGTAGATATTCTTCTGGAGATGTCTGAGTTAGGTAAAGTTTTAGTCAAAATAACTCGCCAGGGAGATTTATCTTATTATCAAATAATAGTTGAAGATAAAAATATTAAGGAATTTGTTGAAGAGAATCTGCAAGGATTATTAACTGATTTAGAAAATGTCGGCTTCCCATTTCCCAACATAAGTTGTTTAGCTAATCCATGTTTAAAAAATCAGGATTTTTATGCTGAATCAACAATAACTAAGACGGAAAAAGGGTATAGTCGAATAGATACAATTGGATAAAAGAGGTAATTGATGGAAATTATAGTTACCCATACCAATACAGACTTTGATGCCTTAGCCAGCTTGATATTAGCCGCTAAACTTTATCCAGACGCTCAACTTGTCCTACCTGGCTCTTGTGAACAGAATGTCCGGAATTTCTTAGCTGAGTATCCTCATAGCTTTAATCTTAAGAAATCTAAACATATTAAATTGGAAACAGTCACAAAACTTATTTTAGTTGATACCCGTCAATCTTCCCGCATTGGGAAATTTGAAACCCTCGCTGATGGCCAGATACCAATTTATATCTATGACCATCATCCTGTACAAGAAGGAGATATTAAAGGTGAACTGATGGAGATAAAAGAACTTGGCGCCACCGTATCAATTATTTTAGAGAAGATTAAAGAACAAAATATTACCATTAGTCCAATTGAGGCAACAATTGCCGCTTTAGGGATTTATGAAGATACAGGTTCTCTCACCTTCTCTACGACTACCACCGCAGATATTTCTGCCATAGAATATCTTATTTCTTGTGGTGCAAATTTACCCGTAATTGCCAGGTTACTTGAAAAGGAACTTACCGTGGACCAGCTTTTTATCCTTAATGACCTCATCTCCTCACAAAAGGTATATCAAATTGACCAGACAAATATAGTTATCGCCAAAGTTGTTATAGATAAATATGTTGGAGACTTAGCCGTGCTTGCCCATAAGATAATGAATATGGAATCCTTAGAGGTATTATTTTGCATTATTGGTATGGCGGGAAGGGTTCAGTTAATTGCCAGAAGTCACACAAACAAAGTAGATGTAGCTGAAATTCTCTCATTAATCGGTGGTGGAGGACATAAAACTGCCGCCTCCGCTACGATTAGAGAATTAAGTTTAGAGGCAGTTGAACAAAAACTATTGGAAATATTACACCTAAAATTAATTCCAACAAAAGAAACAACTCCTCCTCCAATCCAACTTTATCCGCATAATATTAAACATTTAATGGGAAAAAACCTCCCACAACCAATCCAGGACATATTAAAATTACTTGGGGAAATAGGTGATGGACTTAAAATGAATGTGTATGTTGTGGGCGGAATTGTCCGAGACCTTTTATTAGGTAAGCCAACATTTGACCTTGACATTGTCGTTGAAGGGAATGGGATTGAATTTGCCAGAGAGTTAAGTCAAAGGATTGCAGGAAGTTATAAAAGCCATGAAAGATTTAAAACCGCTACGGTGGTATTCCCGGATGGGCTCAAAATAGATATTGCTACTGCTCGAAAAGAGGTTTATGACCACCCGGCGGCATTACCGAGAGTAACTACAGGAGGAATTTATGATGACATTTTAAGACGAGATTTTACGATAAATGCCCTCGCCATTCAGCTTAACCCCACATATTTTGGGAATTTAATAGATTTTGTTGGTGGAGAAAAAGACCTGAAAGAAGGATTAATTGAAATCCTTCATGATAAAAGTTTTATTGATGACCCAACCAGAATCTTCCGCGCTATAAGATTTACCTCGCGAGGGAATTTCAAACTATCCGACAACACAAAAAACTTAATTATTAAATCAGCGACCAAAGACCTGTTTTTACAGCTGGCAAAACAACGGCTCCGCAATGAACTTATCCTTATTCTAAATGATGATAATCCAGATTCCGCTTTTCTCCAATTGCAAGAACTAAATATTCTTAAGTATATCCATCCCTTACTACAAATTGGGGAAAACCAATCATTACTTTTTAAAAAAATTACCCATACCTTATTCTATCTTGAACTTATCATTGAACATAAACCTATAGATAAATGGTTAATTTATCTATTAGGTTTGATTGATGGATTAAGTAAAGAAGAGGCATCAGAATTTATGCACCACCTTAAATTTACTAAACTGCAACAAAAAACAGTTATTACAGATAAAGAGGAATCTCAACTTTTAATAGATTACCTGAAAAGATATAGAGACCCCTCCCCTGCTGCGATTTATAATCGGCTAACAGGAATTCCTTTAGAGGTTCTTGTATTTATTATGGCTAAGGTAGATGCGTTTGAAAACAAAGAAATAGCCTCTTGTATAAAAAAGCAGATAGTTTTTTTCTTGACGGAATTAAGCAAGGTAAAACTCAGCATAAGCGGGGATGACCTTAAAAAATTAGGAATTGAACCAGGCCCTGTTTATAAAGAAATATTTGATAAGGTGTTATCGGCTAAATTAAATGGGAAACTGAAGACTAAAGAGGATGAGTTGGAACATGCTAAGTGTCATGTTGAACAAATAACGCACGGAATTTGATTCTGGTAACTGGTGATTGGTAACTGGTAATTAAATACCGTTCGGCTGATCTCAGGACGAAACTATACTTTAGAGAGGCATATTTCGTGATTTCCTGTTACTATCAACTCAGGTTATCGGTTATCAGGTTATCGGTAAAGAGCAAGCAGTAGCCTGCTATCTCAAATTACCGATTACTGATTACCTGATTACCGATTACTTTAAATAATCACAATTTATACCCCACTGGAGTATATTTAACCAGTTACCAGTTACCAATTATCCGTTTGCAGGTTATGAAATCTGATGATACGCCGTGCAACACTTACTCAACACCACACTACGAAATTAGGAAGGATGTATGGTTAAAGATAGTCAAAAAAGGATAACTAAATTTATTGGTATCGTAAGTTTTGGCACATTTACCTCGCGGATTGCGGGTTATATTCGAGATGTCTTGATTGCAGATAGATTTGGGGCAGGTTTAGTTTCAGATGCCTTTTTTACCTCATGGCGAATACCTAATACCTTGCGGGAATTACTTGGTGAAGGGGCATTAAGTGCCGCATTTATCCCTGTTTTTACTGAATATTTGAAGACAAAAGGAAGAGAACAAGCCTGGCAGTTAGCCAATCTGATTATCAATGCCCTGCTCATTATCTCCATATTAATTACCTTGTCTGGTATCATCCTGTCCCCTTTAATTATTAGCATAATTGCCCCTGGTTTCGTTGGCAAAGATGTTTTTACTTTGACCGTGCTCCTTACCCGTATAACATTTCCTTTTACTATTTTTATTTGTCTTGCGGCGTTAGTCATGGGAATTCTTAATTCAATTCAACATTTTACCTTACCGGCATTTGCCCCAGCCATATTAAACATTTGTTTAATCCTGGCAATCCTTTTTCTATGTCCTCTGTTTG
Proteins encoded in this region:
- a CDS encoding four helix bundle suffix domain-containing protein, encoding MVPANDSGQLIPAHGGYRNLQSYQMAEIVFDATTVFCKRFVDSRSRTTDQMVQAARSGKQNIAEGSMASGTSRKIELKLVGIARASLEELLIDYQDFLRQKALPLWTKDNPQAKKIRGLVYEKNRSYMTYKTYIESSPPEVAANTAICLIHQTNYLLDQQLRALEKEFLEEGGFTERLYRIRSQKRQENK
- the pbpC gene encoding penicillin-binding protein 1C, with product MKKIGLISLICLICPILFFFFFPLPSKLNCSYSKIVRASDGKVLRVFLSTDEKYRIFLPKSAISPLFIQTTITYEDKFFYRHPGINPVSFFRAFYKNIKAKRITQGGSTITMQLARILEPKPRTIKNKLIEIFRAFQLELHFSKDKILELYLNLAPYGGNIEGIGAASISYYGRLPDNLTPAEVAFLVSLPQRPHKSSPQKVLKIMLSKKLISKREYDLARVSSFPFKKIPFPFEAPHACDFLVSRFPQLNDIHSTIDTNIQKKVENILSSYKKRIEEMGVSNASVVVMENKTRKIRALIGSLDYFDKENGGQVRGFYAFRSPGSALKPFLYIMAIEDGLINPETLMEDAPYRFENYEPENFSGQFLGLVRAEDSLSLSLNLPFILMLKRYGYQRFVQRISEGGLVGPLSPSCYGLPIITGGMDIRLIDLTNLYLTLSRGGFYNEWRLLEDTPTKKERLLFKPSAVLLGLNALSKRDRPDAPNLSLYTIPKKKVYWKTGTSYGRRDGWSLGFDCDYTVGVWVGNFSGEGSDKLIGALIASPIMFDIIRAIGDEKDKKFFWEEPAKTDLETAYVCKFSGYKPSPYCFEKKEVSVLKNNHPYVECPFHKKFIIEKKTGFRASPFKEYKPGELTEKIFLVYPASVQKVLKGNKEPQFPPECRVVEKSNLNVISPVDGEIYFIPKGVRDASFIPLQAFTSCGDIQWFINDKYRGKTKSGEVFQIEPIWGRMKIVAYDDKGENRIIKINVEAEP
- a CDS encoding DHHA1 domain-containing protein; this translates as MEIIVTHTNTDFDALASLILAAKLYPDAQLVLPGSCEQNVRNFLAEYPHSFNLKKSKHIKLETVTKLILVDTRQSSRIGKFETLADGQIPIYIYDHHPVQEGDIKGELMEIKELGATVSIILEKIKEQNITISPIEATIAALGIYEDTGSLTFSTTTTADISAIEYLISCGANLPVIARLLEKELTVDQLFILNDLISSQKVYQIDQTNIVIAKVVIDKYVGDLAVLAHKIMNMESLEVLFCIIGMAGRVQLIARSHTNKVDVAEILSLIGGGGHKTAASATIRELSLEAVEQKLLEILHLKLIPTKETTPPPIQLYPHNIKHLMGKNLPQPIQDILKLLGEIGDGLKMNVYVVGGIVRDLLLGKPTFDLDIVVEGNGIEFARELSQRIAGSYKSHERFKTATVVFPDGLKIDIATARKEVYDHPAALPRVTTGGIYDDILRRDFTINALAIQLNPTYFGNLIDFVGGEKDLKEGLIEILHDKSFIDDPTRIFRAIRFTSRGNFKLSDNTKNLIIKSATKDLFLQLAKQRLRNELILILNDDNPDSAFLQLQELNILKYIHPLLQIGENQSLLFKKITHTLFYLELIIEHKPIDKWLIYLLGLIDGLSKEEASEFMHHLKFTKLQQKTVITDKEESQLLIDYLKRYRDPSPAAIYNRLTGIPLEVLVFIMAKVDAFENKEIASCIKKQIVFFLTELSKVKLSISGDDLKKLGIEPGPVYKEIFDKVLSAKLNGKLKTKEDELEHAKCHVEQITHGI